In Streptomyces sp. NBC_01717, one DNA window encodes the following:
- a CDS encoding acyltransferase family protein encodes MPRHRTSAVETERLRKYRPDIQGLRAVAIMMVVSMHCGILDIHGGVDVSFVLSGFLIGGQLFAEIDKTGKVSLTKFWARRFRRLAPPMALVIVGTAVLAWMYGSPLRFRAYIEDGLSASLSFLNWRLVENGTDYFANDGSQSPYQHFWSLGIEEQFYVAAPIVLVVIVWVSRKIFRNRALVALFLMAAIAGSFYLGWSKTPVNQPLAYFSTHTRIWEITCGVLLALAAPLVSRMNTGLAAVVSWLGLGTALVTAMLISAETPLPGYAVAGPVIGAVMVIAGGCANPRFGAERLLDNPVLDFVGNVSYGWYLTHWPLLVLWPSITDRDFTFEERMRVVVLSFVVAVALHYAVERKFKKNVSLVARPWKGVFTGGFTTAGTAGAMVLATIVPLHLATSSSSTVAVGFTSEASVEDAVHRTQLSAAVQGALQSAPKNSAKHGCIDNFDVTKFVMRDGCVAGDPKGSKTLVLMGDSHAWQWNDVYHEIGKELGVRVVTLSKGGCSPQIYRIVNPQVNREYTECDSWRQSAFAELKKIHPDVLVIADRARREANRAGAEASFKVFKETGAKLVYMTDTPEPGQNIPDCLATHIDNITPCNRKQWQALEYTEFRAMEREVAEKYGADIIDTTPAFCAADVCPAVIGDQVVYFDNSHITSSYSKTLKPFLKPALEQVLAD; translated from the coding sequence ATGCCCCGCCATCGCACATCGGCCGTGGAGACAGAGCGTCTTCGCAAGTACCGGCCCGACATTCAGGGCCTGCGTGCCGTAGCCATCATGATGGTGGTCAGCATGCACTGCGGCATACTCGACATCCACGGTGGCGTGGACGTGAGCTTCGTCCTGAGCGGCTTCCTCATCGGCGGCCAGCTCTTTGCCGAGATCGACAAGACCGGCAAGGTGTCCCTGACCAAGTTCTGGGCGCGCCGCTTCCGACGGCTCGCGCCGCCCATGGCTCTCGTCATCGTCGGCACCGCGGTCCTGGCATGGATGTACGGCAGCCCGCTCAGGTTCCGTGCCTATATCGAGGACGGTCTCAGCGCCTCTCTCAGCTTCCTGAACTGGCGCCTGGTCGAGAACGGCACCGACTACTTCGCCAACGACGGGTCGCAGTCCCCGTATCAGCACTTCTGGTCGCTGGGCATCGAGGAACAGTTCTACGTCGCCGCCCCGATCGTCCTCGTCGTGATCGTCTGGGTCAGCCGAAAGATCTTCCGCAACCGTGCCCTGGTCGCGCTGTTCCTGATGGCCGCGATCGCCGGATCGTTCTATCTGGGCTGGTCGAAGACCCCCGTGAACCAGCCGCTCGCGTACTTCAGCACCCACACCCGGATCTGGGAGATCACCTGCGGCGTTCTGCTCGCCCTCGCCGCTCCGCTCGTCTCCCGCATGAACACCGGCCTGGCCGCGGTCGTCTCGTGGCTGGGGCTCGGCACCGCGCTCGTCACCGCGATGCTCATCTCCGCCGAGACGCCACTGCCCGGCTACGCGGTGGCCGGCCCGGTCATCGGCGCCGTCATGGTCATCGCTGGTGGCTGCGCCAATCCCCGGTTCGGCGCGGAGCGGCTGCTCGACAATCCCGTCCTCGACTTCGTCGGAAACGTCAGCTACGGCTGGTATCTGACCCACTGGCCGCTCCTGGTGCTCTGGCCGTCCATCACCGACCGGGATTTCACGTTCGAGGAGCGGATGCGCGTCGTCGTCCTCTCGTTCGTGGTCGCCGTCGCCCTGCACTACGCCGTCGAGCGCAAGTTCAAGAAGAACGTGTCGCTGGTGGCCCGCCCGTGGAAGGGCGTCTTCACCGGCGGATTCACCACCGCGGGCACGGCAGGGGCGATGGTCCTGGCCACGATCGTCCCGCTGCACCTGGCGACGTCGTCGTCGAGCACGGTCGCGGTCGGATTCACCAGCGAGGCGTCGGTCGAGGACGCCGTGCACCGCACGCAGCTCTCCGCGGCCGTGCAGGGCGCTCTGCAGAGCGCGCCCAAGAACTCCGCCAAGCACGGCTGCATCGACAACTTCGACGTCACGAAGTTCGTGATGCGCGACGGCTGTGTCGCCGGCGACCCGAAGGGCTCGAAGACCCTTGTCCTCATGGGGGACTCCCACGCCTGGCAGTGGAACGACGTCTACCACGAGATCGGCAAGGAACTCGGCGTACGGGTGGTGACCCTGTCGAAGGGCGGATGCTCGCCTCAGATCTATCGCATCGTCAACCCCCAGGTGAACCGCGAGTACACCGAGTGCGACAGCTGGCGCCAGTCGGCCTTCGCGGAGCTCAAGAAGATCCACCCGGACGTCCTTGTCATCGCCGACCGAGCGCGCCGTGAGGCGAACCGGGCCGGCGCCGAGGCCTCGTTCAAGGTGTTCAAGGAGACCGGCGCCAAGCTCGTCTACATGACGGACACCCCGGAGCCCGGTCAGAACATCCCCGACTGTCTCGCCACGCACATCGACAACATCACCCCCTGCAACCGCAAGCAGTGGCAGGCGCTGGAGTACACGGAGTTCCGCGCCATGGAGCGGGAAGTGGCCGAGAAGTACGGCGCGGACATCATCGACACGACGCCCGCGTTCTGCGCCGCGGACGTGTGCCCGGCGGTCATCGGCGACCAGGTTGTCTACTTCGACAACAGCCACATCACATCGTCGTACTCGAAGACCCTGAAGCCCTTCCTCAAGCCGGCCCTGGAGCAGGTCCTGGCTGACTGA
- a CDS encoding glycoside hydrolase family 113, whose translation MRSRLPLLAIFPVSVLTIVLGTPFALGNHPVRWESGSALPRIVRGDSEDSRTPADDATGATSAPSSAPPSSAGALKVAKPWKPGMAQWGVQLYWEEEKKKRSGTFIEDQARKHAEYLVGLGANSVSISFPFFTEGITSNEVSDGAKTPSPERLQRVLKVFKDAGFRTTLRPIMDEASLNPPDGWRGNIEPASRSAWFASYKQFLTPYLEVAKKEKAATFVIGTELNSMEGDAGWDSLVDSAEKTFSGEVAYDANWDNYVSGRINMPVNHLGIDAYFPVKVPDTAPVERLVQGWNEWLDKKSPGKLPNITVAEAGIGAMDRAYHAPGDFYTKRALNPQVQANWYTAVCQVVRERQMQGVYWWSMWFDDDPNTPPDDKTASRLDFAGRPLTEKAIKSCFTSDYAGPGTDTAS comes from the coding sequence ATGCGCTCGAGACTGCCCCTGCTTGCCATTTTCCCGGTGTCCGTCCTCACCATCGTGCTGGGCACCCCCTTCGCGCTCGGCAACCACCCGGTGCGCTGGGAGTCGGGTTCGGCCCTGCCCAGAATCGTCAGGGGCGACTCCGAGGACTCCCGCACCCCTGCCGACGACGCCACCGGAGCGACGTCCGCGCCATCCTCCGCTCCCCCCTCCTCCGCCGGCGCCCTCAAGGTCGCCAAGCCCTGGAAGCCCGGCATGGCGCAGTGGGGCGTACAGCTCTACTGGGAGGAGGAGAAGAAGAAACGTTCCGGCACGTTCATCGAGGACCAGGCCCGCAAGCACGCCGAGTACCTCGTCGGCCTGGGCGCGAACTCGGTGTCCATCTCCTTCCCCTTCTTCACCGAGGGCATCACCTCCAACGAGGTCTCGGACGGTGCCAAGACGCCGTCCCCGGAACGCCTCCAGCGGGTGCTGAAGGTGTTCAAGGACGCCGGTTTCCGCACCACGCTGCGCCCGATCATGGACGAGGCGTCCCTGAACCCACCGGACGGCTGGCGCGGCAACATCGAACCGGCCTCGCGCTCGGCCTGGTTCGCGTCGTACAAGCAGTTCCTCACGCCATACCTCGAAGTGGCCAAAAAAGAGAAGGCCGCCACCTTCGTGATCGGCACCGAGCTCAACTCCATGGAGGGCGACGCAGGCTGGGACAGCCTGGTCGACTCCGCCGAGAAGACCTTCTCCGGCGAGGTCGCCTACGACGCAAACTGGGACAACTACGTCTCCGGTCGCATCAACATGCCGGTCAACCACCTCGGTATCGACGCCTACTTCCCTGTCAAGGTGCCGGACACCGCGCCCGTCGAGCGGCTGGTGCAGGGCTGGAACGAGTGGCTGGACAAGAAGTCACCCGGAAAGCTGCCCAACATCACCGTCGCCGAGGCCGGCATCGGCGCCATGGACCGCGCCTACCACGCACCGGGCGACTTCTACACCAAGCGCGCCCTCAACCCCCAGGTGCAGGCCAACTGGTACACCGCCGTCTGCCAGGTCGTCCGGGAACGCCAGATGCAGGGCGTCTACTGGTGGTCCATGTGGTTCGACGACGATCCGAACACGCCACCGGACGACAAGACCGCGTCCCGCCTGGACTTCGCCGGTCGCCCTCTCACCGAGAAGGCCATCAAATCCTGCTTCACCTCTGACTACGCAGGCCCTGGCACCGACACCGCTAGCTGA
- a CDS encoding nucleotidyltransferase family protein yields MQEAIILVGGKGTRLRPLTNHTPKPLLNVAGSSFIRHQIAKLMDAGVEHVVFATSYLASLFEEEFKDFSQDLEISYAVESIPLGTGGAIRNAGRMLRGSADAPVLILNGDILSGLDLRDVLEQHAAREADVTLHLTRVADPRAFGLVPTDDGGRVLSFLEKPKTPEECVTDQINAGCYVFRRSVLDAIPADREVSVEQETFPELVAQGRRVFGHTTQDYWRDLGTPLAFVHGSADLVTGKVASPLVERSTEALIHPTATVDPTARITGGSTIGPHTVIGPRVVVDRSILGGSVTVAEGARIHESVVDHDSSIGGESFLREAVVGCHAQIGAENELPAQLRLSCGIRIPAQGVRVSGTAAACLTAH; encoded by the coding sequence ATGCAAGAAGCCATCATCCTGGTGGGCGGCAAGGGGACTCGCTTGCGCCCGCTGACCAACCACACCCCGAAACCGCTGCTCAATGTCGCGGGATCGTCCTTCATCCGGCACCAGATTGCCAAGCTGATGGACGCGGGGGTCGAGCACGTGGTGTTCGCCACCTCATATCTCGCCAGCCTCTTCGAGGAGGAGTTCAAGGACTTCTCCCAGGACCTGGAGATCTCCTACGCGGTCGAGAGCATCCCGCTCGGCACGGGAGGTGCGATCCGCAACGCCGGCCGCATGCTGCGCGGTTCGGCGGACGCACCTGTCCTGATCCTCAACGGCGACATCCTGTCCGGCCTCGACCTGCGTGACGTCCTGGAGCAGCACGCGGCGCGGGAAGCGGACGTGACACTGCATCTCACCCGCGTTGCCGACCCTCGTGCCTTCGGCCTCGTACCCACCGACGATGGCGGAAGGGTGCTGTCCTTCCTGGAGAAGCCGAAGACCCCGGAGGAGTGCGTCACCGACCAGATCAACGCCGGCTGCTACGTCTTCCGCCGGTCCGTCCTTGACGCCATCCCGGCCGACCGCGAAGTCTCCGTCGAGCAGGAGACCTTCCCGGAGCTCGTCGCCCAGGGGCGGCGCGTGTTCGGCCACACCACGCAGGACTACTGGCGTGACCTCGGCACACCGCTGGCATTCGTCCATGGGTCCGCCGACCTGGTCACCGGCAAGGTGGCCTCGCCCCTCGTGGAGCGGTCGACCGAGGCCCTGATCCATCCCACAGCCACCGTCGACCCGACCGCCCGCATCACGGGAGGCTCGACGATCGGTCCACACACCGTCATCGGCCCGCGCGTGGTCGTCGATCGCTCCATCCTCGGCGGGAGCGTCACCGTGGCCGAGGGCGCCCGGATCCACGAGTCCGTGGTGGACCACGACTCCTCGATCGGCGGCGAATCCTTCCTCCGTGAGGCCGTGGTGGGCTGCCATGCGCAGATCGGCGCGGAGAACGAACTACCCGCCCAGCTACGGCTGTCGTGCGGCATCCGCATTCCTGCCCAAGGGGTACGCGTCAGCGGTACGGCTGCCGCATGCCTGACGGCCCACTGA